From the Candidatus Omnitrophota bacterium genome, the window CGGCATGGGCAAATCCGGTATTTCTCCTTCCCAGCTGTAACCATCCTTTATAATGAAAAAAAAGATGCGCCCAGGAAAACGGCATCATAAAATCATTAATAAGAAAAGTGCGGATATTATGTTTTTTAAAATGCCTAACCTCTAATTCTTTTAAAAGCGCGATTTTCTTTCCCGACAAAGCAATCCTCTGCCCGAATTCAGTATCCACTGCCCAGAATTTCACAGTATTGCCCCAAAGCCCGATGATTTCTTTACGCAGGCCAAAAATGGAGCCGTATAAAAAGGTTACCTCGCGGGGCTGAAGCTGATAGATATAATGCATATACAAATTCTTATACTGGCTTAGAAAATTTTTGTGGGGATTGTCTTTTGAGAGAATTCCGGTAAAGGCGTCTATCCGGGGATTCTGGGAGAGGAAATTTACAATATAAGAAAGATGGGTTTCTTTAATAACCACGTCTGAATCAATGTTAACGATAATCTGCCCGCTTGAACTCTGCAGGCCTTTTAAAAGCACGCCTGCCAATCCCAGATGCCTCTGGCAGGAGATTACTTTATCCGCGAATTTAGCCGCTATACTTGCAGTCTGGTCAGTACTGGCATCATCAATAACCAACAACTCATAATCCTTAAAATCTGACTGGCGGATGGCGGACAGGCATTTTTCAAGAGTGCCAGCCCGATTATGAACAGGCACGATTACGGAAAGAAAAGGCAAAGACAAACCACCTTTCTCTTTATTTTAAAATATAAGAATAGACAAAAGAATAAAAAAATATAGAATATCTCTATTGAGATTAAACCACAACCTCCGGGCTGTCAAGATTATTTTGTTAAGCTTATGGCAAACCAAAAACAAGAATACCAGTGCTGCATCATAGGAGCCGGGCCCGCCGGTATAGGCACTGCTTTAGAATTGGCGCGCCATGGGATAACCGATACCGTAATAATAGACAAAAATAAGACTCCGGGGGGGCTTTCCCGGACTAACCTTCTTGGCGGGGTAAGGTTTGACGCCGGCCCCCATCGCTTCTT encodes:
- a CDS encoding glycosyltransferase, with amino-acid sequence MPFLSVIVPVHNRAGTLEKCLSAIRQSDFKDYELLVIDDASTDQTASIAAKFADKVISCQRHLGLAGVLLKGLQSSSGQIIVNIDSDVVIKETHLSYIVNFLSQNPRIDAFTGILSKDNPHKNFLSQYKNLYMHYIYQLQPREVTFLYGSIFGLRKEIIGLWGNTVKFWAVDTEFGQRIALSGKKIALLKELEVRHFKKHNIRTFLINDFMMPFSWAHLFFHYKGWLQLGRRNTGFAHAGKSLLASVVLAPAVLGLFIARFLIAVPESLFWAFAILWMGLNLRFLIFLFLNKGVIFGLLAVPTVFLDNLAMASGILCGTIAEAIFSLTAKTAETKME